In Elaeis guineensis isolate ETL-2024a chromosome 1, EG11, whole genome shotgun sequence, a genomic segment contains:
- the LOC140858197 gene encoding uncharacterized protein, which yields MTHTHQDGTFVRDESRDLYERATSLIAECDDESTASTQQSRIEAEVFTELMGPERYGRVRGYGVGVTPTQLSEISRYTQHAAADAQDSRVRRVEVEIQEIRQSRATEMEEMR from the exons atgactcatactcatcaggatggtacttttgttcgagatgagtcgagagatttatat gagagggctacatctctcattgcggagtgtGACGACGAGTccacagcatctacgcagcagagccgtatcgaggccgaggtattcacagagttgatgggaccagagcgctacggccgagtgaggggttatggagtaggagtcacccccactcagttatctgagattagtagatatacgcagcatgctgcagcagatgctcaggattcacgcgtccgcagagtcgaggtggagatacaggagattagacagagtcgtgccactgagatggaggagatgcgatag
- the LOC105034636 gene encoding pentatricopeptide repeat-containing protein At3g62890, with translation MIPHLTAASSRVKTFEHLKQLHAQLILHSLHGDNHWLTLLLTRCALIHAPLPYARLLFESMPHPTARSFAAMFKLYSQLGTYRDMAALFARLSSLAVRPDASVYSILIKLLGRDAISLHAHSLKLGHASDRYVRNAIMNLYAQHGPIETAERLFDEMPERMVVDWNSMLSAYWKWDRKKEALRMFDSMPDRNVISWTVMVSGLSRAGEFEVARRFFDEMPERSIVSWNAMLSGYAQNGQAEEALRLFDRMMGVGIQPNETTWVTVITACSMKGDLRCAESLVGSLTERNVNMNCFIKTALIDMYANCQSLAKARKIFEEMEDRNLVSWNAMIAAYTREGDLSAAKELFDIMPARDVVSWNSMISGYAQNGQWILAIELFKEMAIAKGLKPDEVTMSSIIAACGHLGALEFGRWLVCYINENQIRLNISGYNALIFMHSRCGSIEDARRVFREMSKRDVFSYNSLISGLASIGKCLEVLKLLKNMGEEGIKPDDITYLGVLIGCSHAGLLVEGCRVFEMIESPTVDHYACKVDLLGRAGRLDEAKRVIDGMPVKPHAGVYGALLNACRIHKRVELAEFAAQELFKLEPENSGNYVLLSNIYASAGRWGDVESVRGIMRKRGVDKMIGCSWVEFGGKVHQFVAGDRSHCRSEEIHKMLKEVGRKMRASGYIADKSCALRDVEEEEKEEIVGTHSEKLALGFALLVFDAKAVIRIVKNLRICEDCHVAIKMISKIEEREIVVRDNNRFHVFEDGRCSCEDYW, from the coding sequence ATGATTCCCCATCTTACTGCAGCGTCCTCCCGAGTTAAAACCTTCGAGCACCTCAAACAGCTCCATGCTCAGCTTATCCTCCACTCCCTCCATGGCGACAACCACTGGCTCACCCTCCTCCTCACCCGCTGCGCCCTTATCCACGCCCCTCTCCCCTATGCCCGCCTCCTGTTTGAGTCTATGCCACACCCGACCGCCCGCTCATTCGCCGCTATGTTCAAACTCTACTCCCAACTGGGGACATACCGAGACATGGCCGCCCTCTTCGCTCGTCTGTCTAGTCTTGCCGTGAGGCCTGACGCTTCCGTTTATTCCATTTTAATTAAATTGTTGGGTCGCGATGCGATTTCACTCCACGCCCATAGTTTGAAGCTGGGACATGCATCCGATCGCTACGTCCGGAATGCGATCATGAATCTCTATGCCCAACATGGTCCTATTGAGACTGCCGAAAGGTTGTTTGATGAAATGCCCGAGAGAATGGTCGTTGATTGGAATTCCATGCTGTCGGCATATTGGAAGTGGGATCGCAAAAAGGAGGCGTTGCGAATGTTTGATTCCATGCCAGACCGCAATGTAATTTCTTGGACCGTGATGGTCAGTGGGCTCTCAAGGGCTGGGGAATTCGAGGTGGCACGGAGGTTCTTTGATGAAATGCCTGAGAGGAGCATTGTCTCATGGAATGCGATGCTTTCGGGTTACGCACAGAATGGGCAGGCAGAGGAAGCATTGAGATTGTTCGATCGAATGATGGGTGTGGGAATTCAGCCCAACGAGACGACGTGGGTCACGGTCATCACAGCGTGCTCGATGAAGGGTGACCTTAGATGTGCCGAATCCTTGGTCGGCTCTCTCACAGAGAGAAATGTGAATATGAATTGTTTCATTAAGACGGCACTCATAGATATGTATGCAAACTGCCAGAGTCTGGCAAAGGCaaggaagatttttgaagagaTGGAGGATCGGAATTTGGTGTCTTGGAATGCTATGATTGCTGCATACACAAGGGAAGGTGATCTCTCAGCAGCAAAGGAGCTCTTTGACATAATGCCTGCAAGGGATGTAGTCTCATGGAACTCCATGATCTCTGGGTATGCACAGAATGGACAGTGGATTCTGGCGATCGAGCTCTTTAAAGAGATGGCGATTGCGAAGGGCTTGAAACCGGATGAAGTCACAATGTCTAGCATCATTGCAGCTTGCGGGCATTTGGGGGCTCTTGAGTTTGGAAGATGGCTAGTTTGTTATATCAACGAAAACCAGATTAGATTAAACATCTCAGGGTATAATGCTCTTATCTTCATGCACTCGAGGTGTGGAAGCATAGAGGATGCTCGGAGAGTTTTTCGAGAAATGTCCAAGAGGGATGTATTTTCTTACAATTCATTGATTTCAGGCTTGGCATCCATTGGCAAATGTCTCGAGGTTCTTAAATTGCTGAAGAATATGGGGGAAGAAGGCATCAAACCGGATGATATAACGTATCTTGGTGTCTTAATTGGTTGTAGCCATGCAGGGCTACTAGTTGAAGGCTGCAGGGTGTTCGAGATGATCGAAAGCCCAACTGTGGATCACTATGCTTGTAAGGTGGATCTATTAGGTCGAGCTGGCCGATTAGATGAAGCAAAGAGAGTGATAGATGGCATGCCAGTAAAGCCACATGCAGGAGTCTATGGTGCTCTTCTCAATGCATGCCGAATCCATAAAAGGGTTGAACTGGCAGAGTTTGCAGCTCAAGAGCTCTTCAAGCTCGAACCAGAGAATTCAGGCAATTATGTATTGCTCTCTAATATCTATGCATCAGCAGGGAGATGGGGAGATGTGGAGAGTGTTAGGGGAATTATGCGAAAAAGAGGTGTTGATAAAATGATAGGGTGTAGCTGGGTAGAATTTGGTGGTAAAGTGCACCAGTTTGTAGCTGGTGATAGGTCACATTGTCGGTCGGAGGAGATACACAAGATGTTGAAAGAGGTAGGAAGGAAGATGAGGGCATCTGGGTACATAGCTGATAAGAGTTGTGCCCTGAGGGATGttgaagaggaggagaaggaagaaattGTGGGGACCCACAGTGAGAAGCTGGCACTTGGTTTTGCACTGCTTGTTTTTGATGCTAAGGCAGTGATCAGGATAGTGAAGAACCTAAGGATATGTGAGGACTGTCATGTTGCCATCAAGATGATTTCAAAGATTGAGGAGAGGGAGATTGTGGTTAGAGACAACAACAGGTTTCATGTCTTTGAGGATGGGAGGTGCTCTTGCGAGGACTACTGGTAA